The Flaviramulus sp. BrNp1-15 genome includes the window TGACAAATGTCATTTTTTTACAGAAACGATGAAACTACTTTTGACCCGTAACTTCAAATAGGTATGAGTGTTATATACATTTTATTAGCAATTAGCATTATTGTGGCCATTGGTTTTTTTATAGCCTTTATTGTGGCCGTAAAAAAAGGACAGTATGATGATAGTTATACGCCTTCCGTTAGAATGTTATTTGAAGACGAACTCGTAAAAGAAAAATCCAATAAGAAAATACTAACCAAAAAAGATTAACAACTAAAATTATGGAAATACAACAATTTCATTACGATAATAAAATCGTTAAAAACTTTCTTTATGCTACCATGCTTTGGGGAGTTGTTGGAATGTTGGTAGGTTTACTGCTAGCTTTCTTATTCATATTCCCAGATATGAAATACTTAAGTGGTGTTTCATGGTTAAGCTTTGGTAGATTACGCCCATTGCATACCAACGCTGTAATTTTTGCTTTTGTAGGTAACGCCATTTTTGCTGGTGTTTACTACTCTACACAGCGTTTACTTAAGGCAAGAATGTTTAGCGATGCCTTAAGTAAAATTAACTTTTGGGGATGGCAACTCATTATAGTTGGTGCAGCCATAACATTACCATTAGGTTATACAACTTCAAAAGAATATGCCGAATTAGAATGGCCTTTTGACATTGCTATTGCAGTTATTTGGGTAGTTTTTGGTTGGAATTTAATTGGTACCATTTTAAAACGAAGACAACGCCATTTATATGTTGCTATTTGGTTTTACTTAGCTACGTTTGTTACGGTTGCTGTACTTCATATTTTTAACAGTTTAGAATTACCTGTTAGTGCATTAAAAAGTTATTCGGTTTATGCTGGTGTACAAGATGCTTTAGTACAATGGTGGTACGGTCACAACGCTGTAGCGTTCTTTTTAACCACACCGTTTTTAGGCTTGATGTACTATTTTGTACCAAAAGCAGCCAATAGACCTGTGTATTCGTACAGGCTTTCTATAGTTCACTTCTGGTCGTTAATATTTATTTACATCTGGGCAGGACCTCATCACCTTTTATATACCGCTTTACCAGAATGGGCACAAAACTTAGGTGTTGCATTCTCAGTAATGTTATTAATGCCATCTTGGGGTGGTATGATAAACGGACTTTTAACACTTCGTGGAGCATGGGATAAAGTTAGAACAGACCCTGTTTTAAAATTTATGGTCGTAGCTATTACAGGTTACGGTATGGCAACTTTTGAAGGTCCTACATTATCATTAAAAAATGTAAACGCTATTGCGCATTTTACCGACTGGATTATTGCCCACGTACACGTTGGTGCTTTAGCATGGAACGGTTTCTTAACCTTTGGTATGATTTATTTCTTGGTTCCAAAATTATTTAAAACCAAATTATATTCTTTAGGATTAGCAAATCTGCATTTCTGGATAGGTACATTAGGTATAATAATGTATGCTTTACCAATGTATGTAGCTGGATTTACCCAAGCTAGTATGTGGAAACAATTTAATCCTGATGGCACCTTAACTTACGGAAATTTTTTAGAAACCGTTACTGAAATCATGCCAATGTACTGGATGCGTGCTATTGGTGGTACCTTATTTATTACTGGTATGTTAATCATGATTTACAATGTTATTGTAACCATAAAACAAGGTAGTAAAGTTGAAGATGATTTAGCTGAAGCTCCTGCTCTAGAACGCGTTACTAAAAAACGTACTTCCGGTGAAGGATGGCACACTTGGTTAGAGCGTAGACCAATACAATTAACCATTTTGGCAACAGTAGCTATTTTAATTGGTGGTATTGTACAAATTGTACCTACCATTATGGTAAAATCAAATATTCCAACTATAGCAAGTGTACAACCTTATTCGCCTCTAGAATTAGAAGGTAGAGATATATACATACGTGAAGGTTGTGTGGGTTGTCATTCACAAATGATACGTCCGTTTAGAAGTGAAGTAGAACGCTATGGTGAATATTCTAAAGCTGGTGAATATGTTTACGATCATCCATTCCTTTGGGGAAGTAAACGTACCGGTCCAGATTTACATAGAATTGGAGGAAAATATTCAGATAATTGGCATTTCAACCACATGTACGACCCACAAAGTACCTCATCTGGTTCTATTATGCCACGTTATCCTTGGTTAATTAAAAATGAGTTAAACAAATCTGATATTGAAGCTAAAATGGAAGCTATGGTAGCCTTGGGTGTTCCGTATTCTGAAGAAGATATTGCAAATGCTCAAGCCAATATGTTAGAACAAGGTAGTAGAATTGAAGAAAATCTATATAGCGACCCAGACTTTGTCACTGCTTATGAAGCAGATAAAAAATATGCTGTCGAAAACGGTGAAGAATTTGTAGAAATGAAAAATCGAGAAATTGTTGCTGTTATAGCTTATTTACAACGTTTAGGTACAGACATTCATGTAGAAACAGCTCAAAATTAACCCTCAAAAAAACTATAATTATGTTAAAATTTGTAAAAAATCATATGGAGAGCATTACTGGGGTAGAAATATACCCAATCATTTCTTTGCTCATCTTTTTTATCTTTTTTGTAGTATTATTTTGGTGGGTTTTTACAGCTAAAAAAGACTATATAAAAAAAGTTAGCAACCTTCCTTTAGACAACCAAAACAACGATATATTATGAGAAATTCTGTTCCATCTTGGGTAAGAGTACCCATTGCATTCTTTATCATTTTTGGAGCTGTAGAGTATTTTATAGACTCTGGCGATAAACCAGCGTTTGTTGAATATCCTGCTGTATTATTATTTCTCCTTTTAGTCTTATTAATTCTTATAGCTATAGAAGGTATTGTTAGGGCTTTAGAAAATATAATGCTATACAAATTAGATGATGAAGCTAAGGCTCGATTTTTAGCTGAAA containing:
- the ccoS gene encoding cbb3-type cytochrome oxidase assembly protein CcoS, whose amino-acid sequence is MSVIYILLAISIIVAIGFFIAFIVAVKKGQYDDSYTPSVRMLFEDELVKEKSNKKILTKKD
- the ccoN gene encoding cytochrome-c oxidase, cbb3-type subunit I yields the protein MEIQQFHYDNKIVKNFLYATMLWGVVGMLVGLLLAFLFIFPDMKYLSGVSWLSFGRLRPLHTNAVIFAFVGNAIFAGVYYSTQRLLKARMFSDALSKINFWGWQLIIVGAAITLPLGYTTSKEYAELEWPFDIAIAVIWVVFGWNLIGTILKRRQRHLYVAIWFYLATFVTVAVLHIFNSLELPVSALKSYSVYAGVQDALVQWWYGHNAVAFFLTTPFLGLMYYFVPKAANRPVYSYRLSIVHFWSLIFIYIWAGPHHLLYTALPEWAQNLGVAFSVMLLMPSWGGMINGLLTLRGAWDKVRTDPVLKFMVVAITGYGMATFEGPTLSLKNVNAIAHFTDWIIAHVHVGALAWNGFLTFGMIYFLVPKLFKTKLYSLGLANLHFWIGTLGIIMYALPMYVAGFTQASMWKQFNPDGTLTYGNFLETVTEIMPMYWMRAIGGTLFITGMLIMIYNVIVTIKQGSKVEDDLAEAPALERVTKKRTSGEGWHTWLERRPIQLTILATVAILIGGIVQIVPTIMVKSNIPTIASVQPYSPLELEGRDIYIREGCVGCHSQMIRPFRSEVERYGEYSKAGEYVYDHPFLWGSKRTGPDLHRIGGKYSDNWHFNHMYDPQSTSSGSIMPRYPWLIKNELNKSDIEAKMEAMVALGVPYSEEDIANAQANMLEQGSRIEENLYSDPDFVTAYEADKKYAVENGEEFVEMKNREIVAVIAYLQRLGTDIHVETAQN
- a CDS encoding CcoQ/FixQ family Cbb3-type cytochrome c oxidase assembly chaperone, producing MLKFVKNHMESITGVEIYPIISLLIFFIFFVVLFWWVFTAKKDYIKKVSNLPLDNQNNDIL